The proteins below come from a single Prosthecobacter sp. SYSU 5D2 genomic window:
- a CDS encoding AarF/UbiB family protein — translation MTLSLNPEHLKRYKQVVALLIKYGHGDLVKNAPIVDDPLEFAPPPPVPPGAKELAKDLEALGPTFIKLGQLLSTRSDFIPPAYMEGLSMLQDHIKPFPYEKVEAIVAVEIGARISKAFKSFDETPMAAASLGQVHYAVLRSGQEVAVKVQRPDVREHVATDLAALAEIAEFLDKHTDAGRRFEFTKIVNELRKALLRELDYRLEAQTMRMMREKLSEFTRLVIPAPIDDYSSGRVLTMEYVDGSKVTKLHPLGRMEIDGAGLAEEVFKSYLHQILVMGVFHADPHPGNVFLTVDNRVALLDFGMVARIGPDMQDSLLKLLIAISDGQSDRAAAVAQSMGTERDGFDEVKFRRDIAEIISQQQGATVQEMQVGKIVMRVTQVAADTGLSMPEELTMLGKTLLNLDLVGRTLDPEFDPNESIRRNAAKLMQEKTFKSLSPGNLINSLLDAKELIEKLPGRLNQFLEVVASNKLKIHLDTIDEKVVMTGLQKVANRITLGLILASMIMGASLLMRIETSFRILGYPGFAMVLFSLACGGGLALAWQIMRSDFRTK, via the coding sequence ATGACACTCTCCCTGAATCCCGAACATTTGAAACGATACAAGCAGGTGGTCGCTTTGCTCATCAAGTATGGGCATGGGGATCTGGTCAAGAATGCCCCCATTGTGGATGATCCGCTGGAGTTTGCTCCGCCGCCTCCCGTGCCGCCAGGGGCTAAGGAACTGGCCAAGGACCTTGAAGCCCTGGGCCCCACGTTCATCAAACTCGGCCAGCTTCTTTCCACCCGCTCAGACTTCATTCCGCCTGCTTACATGGAGGGTCTGAGCATGCTTCAGGACCATATCAAACCGTTTCCTTATGAAAAGGTGGAGGCGATCGTTGCGGTTGAAATCGGTGCCCGTATTTCCAAGGCGTTCAAATCTTTTGATGAAACGCCCATGGCGGCAGCCTCCCTGGGCCAGGTGCACTACGCGGTCTTGCGGAGCGGGCAGGAAGTGGCCGTGAAGGTGCAACGTCCGGACGTCCGTGAGCATGTGGCCACGGACTTGGCCGCGCTGGCCGAGATCGCCGAGTTTTTAGACAAGCATACAGATGCCGGACGCCGGTTTGAATTTACCAAAATCGTCAACGAACTGCGCAAAGCCCTCCTGCGCGAGCTGGATTACCGCCTCGAAGCGCAGACCATGCGGATGATGCGGGAAAAGCTCTCTGAATTTACCCGTCTGGTCATCCCCGCGCCGATTGATGATTACTCCAGCGGCCGGGTGCTGACCATGGAGTATGTGGACGGGTCCAAGGTGACCAAACTCCATCCTCTGGGCCGGATGGAAATTGACGGTGCGGGCCTGGCGGAGGAAGTCTTCAAATCCTACCTCCATCAAATCCTGGTCATGGGCGTTTTCCATGCTGATCCGCATCCAGGCAATGTCTTCCTGACGGTGGACAACCGTGTGGCGCTGCTGGATTTTGGCATGGTCGCCCGCATCGGACCGGACATGCAGGACAGCCTGCTGAAGCTGCTCATTGCCATCAGCGATGGGCAGAGCGACCGCGCCGCGGCCGTGGCCCAGAGCATGGGAACAGAAAGAGACGGTTTTGACGAGGTGAAATTTCGCCGCGACATCGCAGAGATCATCAGTCAGCAGCAGGGGGCCACGGTGCAGGAGATGCAGGTGGGCAAGATCGTCATGCGCGTCACCCAGGTCGCAGCGGACACAGGCCTGAGCATGCCAGAGGAACTGACCATGCTGGGCAAGACGCTGCTGAATCTGGACCTTGTGGGCCGCACCCTAGATCCTGAATTTGACCCGAATGAATCCATCCGCCGGAATGCGGCCAAGCTCATGCAGGAAAAGACCTTCAAGAGCCTTTCCCCTGGCAATCTGATCAACTCGCTGCTGGATGCGAAAGAGCTCATTGAGAAGCTGCCGGGCCGGCTCAACCAGTTCCTGGAAGTGGTGGCCTCCAACAAGCTCAAAATCCACCTGGATACCATTGATGAAAAGGTCGTCATGACCGGTCTGCAAAAGGTGGCCAACCGCATCACGCTTGGCCTGATTCTCGCCTCCATGATCATGGGAGCCTCCCTGCTCATGCGGATTGAGACCAGTTTCCGCATCTTGGGTTATCCAGGCTTTGCGATGGTGCTTTTCTCCCTGGCATGCGGGGGTGGCCTGGCCCTGGCCTGGCAGATCATGCGCAGCGATTTCAGAACGAAGTAG
- a CDS encoding DNA topoisomerase IB has protein sequence MEAKSSTADQKALSAEKADAREAGLSYTTDRRPGLTRRKLGDSFVYLDAGGKRITDEGVLSRIRALVLPPAWTDVWICPSEKGHLQATGRDARGRKQYHYHPKWREHRDGNKFQHMVDFARALPKIRRQIKKDLEKPGLPRVKVLATVLKLLETTLIRVGNDEYARTNKSYGLTTMHNKHVKISREGIRFQFRGKSGKEHEISLRDRQLARIVKHCQDLPGQELFGYQDEDGQTRDVGSEDVNRYLREITGQDFTAKDYRTWAGTVLAAIALREFEEVTSEKEAKKNVVIAVEAVSRMLGNTPAVCRKCYVHPAILDSYFEGQTIATLTKSIAVKIDRSLSRLKPEEASVLVLLQRRLKGSRRKLSASGRTGR, from the coding sequence ATGGAGGCGAAATCATCAACGGCTGATCAAAAGGCGCTGTCCGCAGAAAAGGCAGATGCCAGGGAGGCGGGCCTCAGCTACACCACCGACCGTCGGCCGGGGCTGACCCGCCGCAAATTGGGCGACTCGTTTGTATATCTGGATGCCGGTGGCAAACGCATTACCGACGAGGGGGTGCTGAGCCGCATCAGGGCCCTGGTTCTCCCCCCAGCGTGGACGGACGTGTGGATATGCCCCTCAGAAAAAGGCCACTTGCAGGCCACAGGCCGGGACGCGCGCGGAAGGAAGCAGTATCACTATCATCCCAAGTGGCGTGAGCACCGGGATGGAAACAAGTTTCAGCACATGGTGGATTTTGCCCGAGCATTGCCAAAGATCCGCCGCCAGATAAAAAAAGATCTGGAAAAGCCCGGCCTCCCACGGGTAAAGGTGCTGGCCACGGTGCTGAAACTGCTGGAGACGACACTGATCCGTGTCGGCAATGATGAGTATGCCCGCACCAACAAGTCCTACGGCCTGACCACGATGCACAACAAGCATGTGAAAATTTCGCGGGAGGGAATCAGGTTTCAGTTCCGTGGCAAAAGCGGCAAGGAGCATGAGATCAGCCTGCGTGACCGCCAGCTTGCCCGCATTGTGAAACACTGCCAGGACCTGCCTGGACAGGAACTGTTTGGCTATCAGGATGAGGACGGCCAGACCCGGGATGTGGGATCTGAGGATGTGAACCGCTATCTGCGGGAGATCACCGGTCAGGACTTCACGGCAAAGGATTATCGCACCTGGGCCGGCACGGTGCTGGCCGCTATCGCCCTGCGCGAGTTTGAGGAAGTGACCTCAGAAAAAGAGGCCAAAAAGAACGTGGTCATAGCCGTGGAAGCCGTATCCAGAATGCTGGGCAACACACCCGCGGTGTGCCGCAAGTGCTATGTCCATCCCGCCATTTTGGATTCCTATTTCGAAGGCCAGACCATCGCCACGCTAACCAAAAGCATTGCGGTGAAGATTGACCGCTCCCTTTCACGGCTGAAACCGGAGGAGGCATCAGTCCTCGTACTTCTGCAACGAAGGTTGAAAGGCAGCCGGCGGAAACTTTCCGCCAGCGGCCGGACAGGCAGATGA
- a CDS encoding SDR family oxidoreductase gives MAQLQQKKKPLRPRQKQARQPGLEYLMDPQPESGVIHTVHQPRLAGRVAMISGGDSGIGRAVALAFAAQGAQVAVLHLNEKRDADETVRLVKEAGADALAIAGDIGSEAFCKRAIAKVIQQWGRLDIVVNNAAAQHPQESLEDITEKQLERTFRTNVYGCFFLTKAALPHLKQGSSVINTTSVTAYRGSASLIDYSATKGAIVSFTRALAHSVVKKGIRVNAVAPGPIWTPLIPATFPEEKVETFGSDVPMGRAGQPNEVASCFVFLASAEASYMTGQVLHPNGGEIING, from the coding sequence ATGGCCCAATTACAGCAAAAGAAAAAACCCCTGCGTCCCCGTCAAAAACAGGCCCGGCAACCCGGCCTGGAATATCTGATGGACCCCCAGCCAGAATCTGGCGTGATCCACACCGTTCACCAGCCCCGGCTGGCTGGCAGGGTGGCCATGATCTCCGGTGGCGACAGCGGCATCGGGCGTGCCGTGGCCTTGGCCTTTGCCGCTCAGGGGGCACAGGTGGCCGTCCTGCACCTGAATGAAAAACGCGACGCTGATGAAACCGTGCGCTTGGTGAAGGAAGCTGGTGCCGATGCCCTGGCCATCGCTGGAGACATCGGCAGCGAGGCTTTTTGCAAACGCGCCATCGCCAAAGTCATCCAGCAATGGGGGCGGCTCGACATCGTGGTGAACAATGCGGCCGCGCAACATCCACAAGAGAGCCTGGAAGACATCACGGAAAAGCAGCTTGAGCGCACCTTCAGGACCAATGTTTACGGCTGCTTTTTTCTGACCAAGGCGGCGCTGCCGCATCTCAAGCAGGGCAGCTCTGTCATCAACACCACTTCAGTCACCGCCTATCGCGGCAGTGCCTCGCTGATTGATTATTCAGCCACCAAGGGGGCCATTGTGTCATTCACCCGCGCGCTGGCCCATTCGGTGGTGAAAAAGGGCATTCGTGTCAATGCAGTGGCTCCCGGCCCTATCTGGACACCTTTGATCCCTGCCACCTTTCCTGAGGAAAAGGTGGAGACCTTTGGCTCCGACGTTCCCATGGGCCGTGCTGGCCAGCCAAACGAGGTAGCATCTTGCTTTGTTTTCCTGGCCTCAGCCGAAGCCTCTTACATGACCGGACAGGTGCTGCATCCCAATGGAGGCGAAATCATCAACGGCTGA
- a CDS encoding PGPGW domain-containing protein, which yields MPLITTIKSFWNEFKDSEPGRRFEEFYEKRQEERKGSGIWQRILYLGIGLALVAAGVAFLALPGPGLLVMALGLALMAGEFRTMARGLDQVEVGLRAAGQKLREWWQRLKPYQRVLSMAAGAVMVMAAADLLYQWVM from the coding sequence ATGCCACTCATCACGACCATTAAATCCTTCTGGAATGAATTCAAAGACAGTGAGCCTGGCCGCCGCTTTGAAGAGTTTTATGAAAAGCGGCAGGAGGAGCGGAAAGGCAGCGGGATCTGGCAGAGAATTCTATATCTGGGCATCGGCCTTGCGTTGGTGGCTGCCGGAGTGGCTTTTCTTGCTTTGCCCGGGCCGGGCCTTTTGGTGATGGCTCTTGGACTGGCGCTCATGGCAGGTGAATTTCGCACAATGGCTCGGGGGCTGGACCAGGTTGAAGTTGGCCTGCGGGCTGCCGGGCAAAAGTTACGTGAATGGTGGCAGCGGCTGAAGCCATATCAGAGGGTTTTGTCCATGGCTGCCGGAGCCGTCATGGTAATGGCAGCAGCGGACTTGTTGTATCAATGGGTCATGTGA
- a CDS encoding response regulator transcription factor produces the protein MSLFNSNLTDSTPKTIRIAVVDDHSIMRAVYRSLVDDSPELEMAWSAASIKEARLHIERDDEPDVMIMDVTLPDGTGYEMVKEVLQKYPKVPILMVSAHEERSFVEQAVECGARGYLVKDSSPAELMDALETVLSGERYFKPGLELS, from the coding sequence ATGTCCCTTTTCAATTCCAACCTCACTGATTCCACCCCCAAAACGATCCGCATTGCCGTCGTGGATGACCACTCCATCATGCGGGCTGTTTACCGCAGCCTGGTGGATGATTCACCTGAACTTGAGATGGCCTGGAGTGCGGCCTCCATCAAGGAAGCCCGCCTCCACATTGAGCGCGATGACGAGCCCGATGTCATGATCATGGACGTCACATTGCCGGATGGAACAGGCTATGAAATGGTGAAAGAGGTGCTGCAAAAATATCCCAAAGTGCCCATCCTCATGGTTTCTGCCCACGAAGAGAGGTCCTTTGTGGAGCAGGCGGTGGAGTGTGGAGCCCGGGGTTATCTGGTGAAGGATTCATCCCCGGCCGAGCTCATGGACGCCCTGGAAACCGTGCTCAGCGGGGAAAGGTACTTCAAGCCCGGCCTGGAGCTGAGCTAA
- a CDS encoding type 1 glutamine amidotransferase domain-containing protein, with product MKTPLHSKHVAILATDGFEQSELEKPMRALELAGAKVSIVSPEAGEIQGMHHDEKGDLFDSDIRLDLADPEDFDALLLPGGLANPDTLRSLPAAVEFVRDFGLQGKPIAAICHGPWLLIEAGLVTGRRLTSWPAIQTDVRNAGGEWVDEEVVEDNGLVTSRNPDDIPAFNAKMIEVFAAGSLTPKGIAAVPPSES from the coding sequence ATGAAAACCCCCCTTCACAGCAAACATGTCGCGATTCTGGCCACGGATGGCTTTGAGCAGTCAGAATTGGAAAAACCCATGCGCGCCCTTGAGCTGGCCGGCGCCAAGGTCAGCATCGTCTCGCCTGAAGCCGGTGAAATCCAGGGCATGCATCACGATGAAAAGGGCGACCTTTTTGACTCCGACATCCGCCTGGATCTCGCGGACCCGGAAGATTTTGACGCCCTGCTGCTCCCCGGCGGCCTGGCCAATCCGGACACTCTCCGCTCTCTCCCGGCGGCGGTGGAGTTTGTGCGTGATTTCGGTCTCCAAGGAAAACCCATCGCCGCCATCTGCCACGGACCCTGGCTGCTCATCGAAGCCGGCCTGGTGACCGGCCGGCGGCTCACCTCCTGGCCCGCCATCCAGACAGATGTTCGCAATGCAGGTGGAGAGTGGGTGGATGAAGAAGTCGTGGAAGACAACGGTCTGGTGACCAGCCGCAACCCCGATGACATCCCCGCCTTCAATGCCAAAATGATTGAAGTCTTTGCCGCAGGCTCACTCACGCCAAAGGGCATCGCAGCGGTCCCCCCCTCGGAGAGTTAA
- a CDS encoding phosphoglycerate dehydrogenase: MRVLLTTTSYQDTPGDHHALLESQGYEIHRERGPLPESKMLELAGDFDAFLCGDDEITTAVLDKSAPRLKVISKYGIGLDKINVEECTARKLPVLFTPGVNHTTVAEHTFCLLLALVRNLVDSANSVRAGQWKRVTGNEIWNKKIGIVGLGRIGQEVAKRAIAFGMEVHGMDIYWPEAFATENNVSRHETIESLIAQVDVLSLHANLSESTRHLVRADRIALAKPGLLVVNTSRAELVHMPDMIAALDAGSVGGYGTDVLDEEPPPADHPLLKHPKALITPHIGSRTYESVPRQAMRSTLNLVNFLKGEKDVIQANKF, from the coding sequence ATGCGCGTTCTGCTCACCACCACCAGCTACCAAGACACCCCCGGGGACCACCACGCTCTGCTCGAATCGCAGGGTTATGAGATTCATCGTGAACGCGGCCCCCTGCCGGAGAGCAAGATGCTGGAACTGGCCGGAGATTTTGATGCCTTTCTGTGCGGCGATGACGAGATCACCACCGCCGTTCTGGACAAGTCGGCCCCTCGCCTGAAAGTCATCAGCAAATACGGCATCGGCCTGGACAAAATCAATGTGGAAGAATGCACCGCCCGCAAGCTGCCGGTCCTCTTCACTCCCGGGGTCAATCACACCACCGTGGCCGAGCACACCTTCTGCCTGCTGCTGGCCCTCGTCCGCAACCTGGTGGACAGCGCCAATTCCGTCCGCGCCGGCCAGTGGAAGCGCGTCACGGGCAATGAGATCTGGAACAAAAAAATCGGCATCGTCGGCCTGGGCCGCATCGGTCAGGAAGTGGCCAAACGCGCCATCGCCTTCGGCATGGAGGTCCACGGCATGGACATCTACTGGCCGGAAGCCTTTGCCACGGAAAACAATGTCTCCCGGCATGAGACCATCGAAAGCCTGATTGCCCAGGTGGACGTCCTGAGCCTGCACGCCAACCTCAGCGAGAGCACCCGCCATTTGGTGCGGGCAGACCGCATCGCCCTGGCCAAACCCGGCCTCCTGGTCGTCAACACCTCCCGTGCCGAACTGGTGCACATGCCCGACATGATCGCCGCGCTGGATGCCGGTTCAGTCGGCGGATATGGAACGGACGTACTGGATGAGGAGCCACCACCGGCGGACCACCCCCTGCTGAAGCACCCCAAAGCCCTCATCACCCCGCACATCGGCTCCCGCACCTATGAAAGCGTGCCCCGCCAGGCCATGCGGTCCACGCTGAACCTGGTGAACTTCCTCAAGGGTGAAAAAGACGTCATCCAGGCGAACAAGTTCTAA
- a CDS encoding S41 family peptidase has product MKLMLTWPFLASFALASEAVPTAEVALPEKVEAVSQTAVQTAFQILRSEYIRGSELTFDELNRAAFQGLLERLDLGAELVSKVESERPLMKRTLLAEMLTPQIAYLRPLNFVEGEVAQMETHLKKFQAEKVPYLILDLRSAAPAGNFATASAMLDLFIPRGELLFKLKQVGREDAQLFIASREPVWTQPLVLLVDEETCNLGETIAAVLQDRKQALLVGSKTKGGTVSYETLPLDSQWLLRFARAEMLLGDDRSLFRVGVTPDFPLQLPAGVKRQIFDAAGPVKDSLFDHSRLRYNEAALIARKNPELDSYIRRSAGEVLEDDRPALRDTVLQRAVDMLGARTHLESSALKWPAKKKRPSGGTQPSVKKAEPITPP; this is encoded by the coding sequence ATGAAACTGATGCTCACATGGCCCTTCCTGGCCAGCTTTGCCCTGGCGAGTGAGGCCGTGCCAACGGCAGAAGTGGCCCTGCCGGAAAAGGTGGAAGCGGTGTCGCAAACCGCTGTGCAGACCGCCTTTCAGATCTTGCGGAGCGAATACATCCGGGGCAGCGAACTGACCTTTGATGAACTTAACCGGGCCGCTTTTCAGGGTCTGCTCGAGCGGCTGGACCTGGGGGCGGAGCTCGTCAGCAAAGTGGAGTCGGAACGTCCGCTGATGAAACGCACCCTGCTGGCGGAGATGCTGACGCCGCAGATCGCCTATCTGCGACCTTTGAACTTTGTGGAGGGCGAGGTGGCGCAGATGGAGACGCATTTGAAGAAGTTCCAAGCCGAGAAAGTGCCCTATCTGATCCTGGACCTTCGCAGCGCCGCACCGGCAGGGAATTTCGCCACCGCATCGGCCATGCTAGACCTTTTCATTCCGCGTGGCGAACTGCTGTTCAAGCTGAAGCAGGTGGGCAGGGAGGACGCTCAGCTTTTCATCGCCAGCCGTGAGCCGGTCTGGACGCAGCCGTTGGTTTTGCTGGTGGATGAGGAAACCTGCAATCTGGGAGAAACCATAGCTGCGGTGCTTCAGGATCGGAAGCAGGCGCTGCTGGTGGGCAGCAAGACCAAGGGCGGCACTGTCAGCTATGAGACCCTGCCTTTGGACAGCCAGTGGCTGCTGAGATTTGCCCGTGCGGAGATGCTGCTGGGAGATGATCGGTCGCTATTCCGGGTGGGGGTGACTCCGGACTTTCCCCTGCAACTGCCTGCGGGCGTCAAGAGGCAGATTTTCGATGCCGCCGGTCCGGTCAAAGACAGCCTGTTTGACCACAGCCGCCTGCGCTACAACGAAGCGGCCCTCATCGCCCGGAAAAATCCCGAGCTCGATTCCTACATCCGTCGCAGTGCCGGAGAGGTGCTTGAAGATGACCGCCCGGCCCTGCGGGACACCGTCCTGCAACGCGCGGTGGACATGCTCGGCGCACGGACGCACCTGGAGAGCAGCGCCTTGAAATGGCCTGCCAAGAAGAAACGTCCGTCCGGTGGTACCCAGCCCTCCGTGAAAAAAGCCGAACCCATAACGCCTCCATGA
- the thiD gene encoding bifunctional hydroxymethylpyrimidine kinase/phosphomethylpyrimidine kinase, which yields MSPPPILTIAGSDSCCGAGVQADLKAISALGGYALNALTSVVSETPGRVSLVRLLEAELVSDQIRVLFEGYPIAAAKTGMLGGRAQVEAVVESWSALAAAGLPLVVDPVMVATGGGKLLQDDAIEAVRLRLLPLATVITPNMDEAGVLWGRAVRTLEDMLVCVKELAAEYGTAVLLKGGHLEGEAADVLCTKGELNWFTSPRITGVQTHGTGCTYSAAIATGLGRGLPLEEAVASAKKYVSAAIADYYVWDGGHGSVHALNHLKNSSL from the coding sequence ATGTCTCCCCCTCCTATCCTGACCATTGCCGGTTCCGACTCTTGTTGCGGGGCCGGTGTACAAGCGGATTTGAAGGCAATTTCTGCCCTTGGGGGCTACGCGCTGAATGCCCTGACGAGCGTGGTTTCAGAGACGCCTGGCAGAGTTTCCCTGGTGAGGCTGCTGGAAGCGGAACTGGTGTCGGACCAGATCCGCGTGCTTTTTGAGGGCTATCCCATCGCGGCGGCGAAAACCGGCATGCTGGGCGGGCGGGCGCAGGTGGAGGCGGTGGTGGAAAGCTGGTCCGCCCTGGCCGCTGCGGGGTTGCCTTTGGTCGTGGATCCGGTCATGGTGGCCACGGGCGGGGGCAAGCTGCTGCAGGATGATGCCATTGAGGCCGTGCGGCTAAGGCTGCTGCCGCTGGCCACGGTCATCACGCCCAACATGGATGAGGCAGGAGTGCTTTGGGGGCGGGCGGTGCGCACGCTGGAGGACATGCTGGTGTGTGTGAAGGAGCTGGCGGCAGAGTATGGCACGGCGGTGCTGCTGAAAGGCGGGCACCTGGAGGGGGAAGCGGCGGATGTCCTCTGTACAAAGGGGGAGCTAAACTGGTTCACCTCACCACGCATCACCGGGGTGCAGACGCACGGCACGGGTTGCACGTATTCGGCTGCCATCGCCACCGGGCTGGGCAGGGGACTGCCGCTGGAGGAAGCCGTGGCCTCGGCGAAAAAGTATGTCAGCGCGGCAATCGCAGATTATTATGTGTGGGATGGCGGCCATGGCAGCGTACATGCTTTGAACCATCTGAAGAATTCCAGCCTATGA
- a CDS encoding ApaG domain, whose product MNVRFEHLTGLSVTVDEVQYDPTRPAPPDRPHPFVYHVSIHNASQETVNIFGRKWIVRDTDGDTLVVEGDGVVGQFPKLEPGQTFSYNSYHVIKAESTASGSFFGTTTQGRPVCARIPGFDMHPPLLA is encoded by the coding sequence ATGAATGTCCGCTTCGAGCATCTGACCGGCCTCTCCGTGACTGTGGATGAGGTGCAGTATGACCCGACGCGGCCCGCCCCGCCGGACCGGCCCCATCCCTTCGTCTATCACGTCTCCATCCACAACGCCTCCCAGGAGACCGTGAACATCTTTGGCCGCAAATGGATCGTCCGCGACACGGATGGTGATACCCTCGTTGTCGAAGGCGACGGCGTTGTCGGTCAGTTCCCCAAGCTGGAGCCCGGCCAGACTTTCAGCTACAATTCCTACCATGTGATCAAGGCGGAAAGCACCGCCTCCGGCTCCTTCTTTGGTACCACCACACAGGGCCGCCCGGTCTGCGCCCGTATCCCCGGGTTTGACATGCATCCGCCTTTGCTCGCCTGA